The Erigeron canadensis isolate Cc75 chromosome 1, C_canadensis_v1, whole genome shotgun sequence genome segment agaaacattttgatatatagaaaagtgtaaattggtcaTATATTTTTATCAGACCATTCATTCAGCATAAAAGTTAACCACTATTGATTTATTCACAACTTACTGCATACACCCTACAGGACTTGAtgacaaaaaaaagtaaacatgCCCTTATTGCGTAAAAACTATGATAATCCCCTAAACCCTTGTTGGGGAGGTGATTATAGTTCAGAAGTCAGAACATTGAGTATCTACCGTAGTATATTTTTCCAAATAAGGGGAGCAAAATTTCACTATATACTTTTGAATATTGAAGTCATATGTGATGATTCCTTATCTTCTGCTTCTCATAAACATGAATAGGAAATAAAAACGGAGATGAATCCAATGTTGAATCCTAGAGCTGCGGGTCCTGAAGTATCATTGATTGGAATTCCTGGTAATGTGCTGACTATATCATATCTTGTATCATTCACTGTATAGTTATTGAGAACTTCATGTAACGACATCCGTTTTATGTAGGATCAAATCAAGGCAGTAACAATTTGACATTAAAAGGATGGCCTCTCACAGTAAGTATCTTATTTAATTATCTGCATTTAGCCCGTCTACCATTCACTACTTATggaattatacatttatattactTGTGATGATGGTAATCGACAGGGATTAGATCAGTTAAGATCTGGTCTAATGCAACAGCAGAAGTCTTTCATGCAAGGTTCCCAGCCGTTCCATCAGCTACAGATGATGTCACcacaacatcaacaacaactcCTGTTAGCACAACAAAACATGACATCGCAATCGTCCAACGATGAAAGCAGACGGCTAAGAATGCTCCTTAATAACCGCAGCATGAGTATGGGCAAAGACGGCCTTTCTAGTTCTGTTGGTGATATACCAAATGTTGGATCCCCAATGGGCGTTTTACCTCGTGGAGATCCTGATATGATGCTCAaggttttcttttttcctttactttttaattttcatacgAAGTTGTTATCTTCTTGATAGTCATGAACACGGGTGATGCTAAGTTAATctatttatttccttttttagttaaaaatgGCACAGATACAACAacagcaacagcagcagcaacaaaATGGTAATCAACAACAGCAACAGATTCATCATTCTCTTTCTGCCCCACCACCCCAAAACTCAAATCTCAATCTTCAGCAAGAAAAAATTGTGGGTGCAAGTAGTGTTGGTGACGGGAGCATGTCAAACTCGTTTAGAGGAAACGATCAGGTCGGGTCAACTTTACCCTTATTCTAGTTAATTGGGTTTTCAAATCTTAACATGGGTTATAGATTCTAATGTCTTATAAGGTTTTCAAAATGCCAGGctggaagaaaaagaaagcagCCCGTGTCATCTTCAGGACCTGCCAACAGTTCTGGAACAGCTAACACGGCTGGACCATCGCCAAGCTCAGCACCCTCAACTCCATCAACTCATACACCTGGAGATGTGATCTCCATGCCTGCTTTACCACATAATGACAACTCTTCGAAGCCGTTAATGATGTTTCGACCTGATGGGCCGGCAACTCTTACATCTCCATCAAATCAATTGGTGAGTGAAGTGTGTGTCGTATGTAAGTCGGTGtgatctttttagtttttaaattgaTTAGTCTTGCAGTGGGATGACAAGGACATTGTGCAGGCTGACATGGATCGTTTTGTGGAAGATGGATCTCTTGATGATAATGTCGAGTCTTTTTTATCTCACGATGATACGGATATGAGAGATACGGTTGGTCGCTGTATGGATGTGAGCAAAGGTTTGTATACCTTTTGGCCTGTAACGCGGTGCTAATTTTGACTCTATATGATATGTGGTTAAAGATGACATGTCAGCTTTCTCTTTTGACTTTAAGCTTTTTCTGATGTCAGGATTTACATTTACGGAGGTCAATTCTGTTCGTGCTAGTCAAAGCAAGGTTGTTTGTTGCCATTTCTCGCCAGACGGTAAATTGCTTGCTAGTGGCGGACATGACAAGAAGGTAACTTTTTGGAAGACTTGTAATCTGAAATTACAAAATTGTGAGTGCTATCTTACTGGTATTAATTCATGTGGATTGTAATGCAGGCTGTACTATGGTACACAGATTCTTTAAAGCCAAAGACGACTCTTGAAGAGCATACATCAATGATCACAGATGTGCGTTTCAGCCCAAGCATGCCACGCCTTGCCACATCATCCTTTGATAAAACAGTCCGTGTTTGGGATGCTGACAATGTTAGTTGATCTAGTTGTCCTTGAATTTATGTTTTGCGTTTAAAGATCGCATGTTGATTTGCTTTATGGCTAATTAATCTAAGTTATGACTTTGACTCACAGCCTGGCTTTTCTCTCCGTACCTTTATGGGGCATTCTGCTTCAGTGATGTCACTGGATTTCCATCCAAATAAAGACGACCTCATATGTTCGTGTGACGGGGATGGGGAGATACGATATTGGAGCGTAAATAACGGTAGCTGTGCTCGTGTGTTCAAGGTATGAATGGCGATGAAAGAAAAATATGCAATTCTATTTATTGCaatcatttattatttattaattgaagTTTGTGTATTTTGGTTCATCAGGGAGCAACGGCACAGGTGAGATTCCAGCCACGCCATGGAAGATTTCTTGCAGCAGCTGCAGAAAACATTGTATCTATACTAGATGTCGAAACTCAAGCTGTTCGATATACACTACCTGTTAGTTtcaacttttttcatttttactcATATTGTTCATTTATCATATCCGAGGGTGCATTGTGTAATGTAATTGATAATATAGGGGCATACAAAACCTATTAATTCTGTTTGCTGGGACCCGAGTGGTGAGTATTTGGCATCAGTTAGTGAAGACTCTGTTCGAGTGTGGTCTCTTACGGCAGGAAATGAAGGGGAGTGTGTCCATGATCTTAGCTGTAATGGCAATAAGTTTCACTCGTGCGTTTTCCATCCTAGCTATGCTTCATTGTTGGTCATTGGATGTTATCAGGCAAGTTATCACTCTTTTTCATAACGTAACATTTCAAAATGATGCAAATGTCGGTCTATTTACATTTGAATTGTGATATGTGAATGCAGTCTTTGGAGCTATGGAACATGTCGGAGAACAAAACAATGACTTTATCGGCTCATGAAGGATTGATTGCGGGTTTGGCATTGTCTACTAGTACAGGTTTGGTAGCCTCGGCTAGCCATGATAAAATTGTTAAACTATGGAAGTGAACAATTTGTAAACGCAAAACAAACATGTTGTATGATCTGTATTGTACCCTGCTTGAATCTATGTTTTCTTCCTCTTTTTTCCCTTAACTGGTGGAAACTTGAAATTTAGTACCAAAAGATGCCAATTCCTATGACATACTGACATAAAAAATGCAGTATATCAACATCAATGACCTCTGCTACTAGATTCTACACACGTTGAAAAAACACGTCTTGTGATTCTAGAAAGGCATTAAAATACTGAAAACGCCGGATAAGTACCCGGGTTGATGGTCCTTCGTCAATTTGGTCCGTCAATGTACCGACTTGAACGAGGTAAAATTATGAAAAGTAAAAGTTAACATGTCTCACTGGGAGGGATTGCGTCTCAAGTCTTTAACACCAGATTACGCCGCTTTAATTAGAGTATGCAGTTATTATAGCCAACTTGGTTGCCCCTTTTTATGATGAAATTACAAATACCACTGATAATTTTGGATAACTGGTTTaccaaaattaaaagaaagttgtttttGGTATTTTACTGTTTCGTCATGATTGATTATCGCTAGCAAGCGATTTCCATTAATAGAAAAATGGCAACAAGGAATTAGCGTAGTGATAACGCAAACATTTGATGACCTTAAGATTTCAAGTTCGATCCCCGTtgagaacaaaaaataattcctttaaggtacccgttaccaatgaagcctaaacccatatgtgaagtttaaatacgcgg includes the following:
- the LOC122601250 gene encoding transcriptional corepressor LEUNIG isoform X3 — its product is MSQTHWEADKMLDVYIHDYLVKRDLKASAQAFQAEGKVSSDPVAIDAPGGFLFEWWSVFWDIFIARTNEKHSEVAASYIETQLIKAREQQQQQQTQQTPHPQQQQQQQQQQQQHQQMQMQQLMLQRQAQQQQQQQQQQQQQQQQVQQQQQQQQQQQVQQQHQQQQQQQRRDGAHLLNGASNRHVGNDPLMRNPGVNAIATKMYEEKLKVPLPRDSLDEATMKQRYGDNVGQLLDPNQASILKSAAAAAGQPSGQVLHGTAGSMSPQVQGRNQQLPGSTPEIKTEMNPMLNPRAAGPEVSLIGIPGSNQGSNNLTLKGWPLTGLDQLRSGLMQQQKSFMQGSQPFHQLQMMSPQHQQQLLLAQQNMTSQSSNDESRRLRMLLNNRSMSMGKDGLSSSVGDIPNVGSPMGVLPRGDPDMMLKLKMAQIQQQQQQQQQNGNQQQQQIHHSLSAPPPQNSNLNLQQEKIVGASSVGDGSMSNSFRGNDQAGRKRKQPVSSSGPANSSGTANTAGPSPSSAPSTPSTHTPGDVISMPALPHNDNSSKPLMMFRPDGPATLTSPSNQLADMDRFVEDGSLDDNVESFLSHDDTDMRDTVGRCMDVSKGFTFTEVNSVRASQSKVVCCHFSPDGKLLASGGHDKKAVLWYTDSLKPKTTLEEHTSMITDVRFSPSMPRLATSSFDKTVRVWDADNPGFSLRTFMGHSASVMSLDFHPNKDDLICSCDGDGEIRYWSVNNGSCARVFKGATAQVRFQPRHGRFLAAAAENIVSILDVETQAVRYTLPGHTKPINSVCWDPSGEYLASVSEDSVRVWSLTAGNEGECVHDLSCNGNKFHSCVFHPSYASLLVIGCYQSLELWNMSENKTMTLSAHEGLIAGLALSTSTGLVASASHDKIVKLWK
- the LOC122601250 gene encoding transcriptional corepressor LEUNIG isoform X4; this encodes MSQTHWEADKMLDVYIHDYLVKRDLKASAQAFQAEGKVSSDPVAIDAPGGFLFEWWSVFWDIFIARTNEKHSEVAASYIETQLIKAREQQQQQQTQQTPHPQQQQQQQQQQQQHQQMQMQQLMLQRQAQQQQQQQQQQQQQQQQVQQQQQQQQQQQVQQQHQQQQQQQRRDGAHLLNGASNRHVGNDPLMRNPGVNAIATKMYEEKLKVPLPRDSLDEATMKRYGDNVGQLLDPNQASILKSAAAAAGQPSGQVLHGTAGSMSPQVQGRNQQLPGSTPEIKTEMNPMLNPRAAGPEVSLIGIPGSNQGSNNLTLKGWPLTGLDQLRSGLMQQQKSFMQGSQPFHQLQMMSPQHQQQLLLAQQNMTSQSSNDESRRLRMLLNNRSMSMGKDGLSSSVGDIPNVGSPMGVLPRGDPDMMLKLKMAQIQQQQQQQQQNGNQQQQQIHHSLSAPPPQNSNLNLQQEKIVGASSVGDGSMSNSFRGNDQAGRKRKQPVSSSGPANSSGTANTAGPSPSSAPSTPSTHTPGDVISMPALPHNDNSSKPLMMFRPDGPATLTSPSNQLADMDRFVEDGSLDDNVESFLSHDDTDMRDTVGRCMDVSKGFTFTEVNSVRASQSKVVCCHFSPDGKLLASGGHDKKAVLWYTDSLKPKTTLEEHTSMITDVRFSPSMPRLATSSFDKTVRVWDADNPGFSLRTFMGHSASVMSLDFHPNKDDLICSCDGDGEIRYWSVNNGSCARVFKGATAQVRFQPRHGRFLAAAAENIVSILDVETQAVRYTLPGHTKPINSVCWDPSGEYLASVSEDSVRVWSLTAGNEGECVHDLSCNGNKFHSCVFHPSYASLLVIGCYQSLELWNMSENKTMTLSAHEGLIAGLALSTSTGLVASASHDKIVKLWK
- the LOC122601250 gene encoding transcriptional corepressor LEUNIG isoform X2 gives rise to the protein MSQTHWEADKMLDVYIHDYLVKRDLKASAQAFQAEGKVSSDPVAIDAPGGFLFEWWSVFWDIFIARTNEKHSEVAASYIETQLIKAREQQQQQQTQQTPHPQQQQQQQQQQQQHQQMQMQQLMLQRQAQQQQQQQQQQQQQQQQVQQQQQQQQQQQVQQQHQQQQQQQRRDGAHLLNGASNRHVGNDPLMRNPGVNAIATKMYEEKLKVPLPRDSLDEATMKRYGDNVGQLLDPNQASILKSAAAAAGQPSGQVLHGTAGSMSPQVQGRNQQLPGSTPEIKTEMNPMLNPRAAGPEVSLIGIPGSNQGSNNLTLKGWPLTGLDQLRSGLMQQQKSFMQGSQPFHQLQMMSPQHQQQLLLAQQNMTSQSSNDESRRLRMLLNNRSMSMGKDGLSSSVGDIPNVGSPMGVLPRGDPDMMLKLKMAQIQQQQQQQQQNGNQQQQQIHHSLSAPPPQNSNLNLQQEKIVGASSVGDGSMSNSFRGNDQAGRKRKQPVSSSGPANSSGTANTAGPSPSSAPSTPSTHTPGDVISMPALPHNDNSSKPLMMFRPDGPATLTSPSNQLWDDKDIVQADMDRFVEDGSLDDNVESFLSHDDTDMRDTVGRCMDVSKGFTFTEVNSVRASQSKVVCCHFSPDGKLLASGGHDKKAVLWYTDSLKPKTTLEEHTSMITDVRFSPSMPRLATSSFDKTVRVWDADNPGFSLRTFMGHSASVMSLDFHPNKDDLICSCDGDGEIRYWSVNNGSCARVFKGATAQVRFQPRHGRFLAAAAENIVSILDVETQAVRYTLPGHTKPINSVCWDPSGEYLASVSEDSVRVWSLTAGNEGECVHDLSCNGNKFHSCVFHPSYASLLVIGCYQSLELWNMSENKTMTLSAHEGLIAGLALSTSTGLVASASHDKIVKLWK
- the LOC122601250 gene encoding transcriptional corepressor LEUNIG isoform X1, which translates into the protein MSQTHWEADKMLDVYIHDYLVKRDLKASAQAFQAEGKVSSDPVAIDAPGGFLFEWWSVFWDIFIARTNEKHSEVAASYIETQLIKAREQQQQQQTQQTPHPQQQQQQQQQQQQHQQMQMQQLMLQRQAQQQQQQQQQQQQQQQQVQQQQQQQQQQQVQQQHQQQQQQQRRDGAHLLNGASNRHVGNDPLMRNPGVNAIATKMYEEKLKVPLPRDSLDEATMKQRYGDNVGQLLDPNQASILKSAAAAAGQPSGQVLHGTAGSMSPQVQGRNQQLPGSTPEIKTEMNPMLNPRAAGPEVSLIGIPGSNQGSNNLTLKGWPLTGLDQLRSGLMQQQKSFMQGSQPFHQLQMMSPQHQQQLLLAQQNMTSQSSNDESRRLRMLLNNRSMSMGKDGLSSSVGDIPNVGSPMGVLPRGDPDMMLKLKMAQIQQQQQQQQQNGNQQQQQIHHSLSAPPPQNSNLNLQQEKIVGASSVGDGSMSNSFRGNDQAGRKRKQPVSSSGPANSSGTANTAGPSPSSAPSTPSTHTPGDVISMPALPHNDNSSKPLMMFRPDGPATLTSPSNQLWDDKDIVQADMDRFVEDGSLDDNVESFLSHDDTDMRDTVGRCMDVSKGFTFTEVNSVRASQSKVVCCHFSPDGKLLASGGHDKKAVLWYTDSLKPKTTLEEHTSMITDVRFSPSMPRLATSSFDKTVRVWDADNPGFSLRTFMGHSASVMSLDFHPNKDDLICSCDGDGEIRYWSVNNGSCARVFKGATAQVRFQPRHGRFLAAAAENIVSILDVETQAVRYTLPGHTKPINSVCWDPSGEYLASVSEDSVRVWSLTAGNEGECVHDLSCNGNKFHSCVFHPSYASLLVIGCYQSLELWNMSENKTMTLSAHEGLIAGLALSTSTGLVASASHDKIVKLWK